The Candidatus Methylomirabilota bacterium genome segment AGGCGCACCTCAGAGATCATACGCGGGAGATTGACGGGCAGCCGCACGAAGCTGTTCACCGTTAGAATGGAGGGGTTATGAAGGTATTTGTAACTGGTGCAAGCGGCTACATTGGCTTCAATGTGGCCTCGGCTTTTCGCCGCGCCGGCCATGAGGTATGGGGACTGGTCCGCAGCGAGAAAAAGGCTCATACTATTGCCACGCACGAGATCCGCCCGGTCATCGGGAGCATGCAGCATCCGGAAAGTTATCAGCAGATTGCTGAGCAATGCGGTGTGCTGATCCACGCCGCCGTGGATTACCAGGCAGACACCTTTTCGCTGGACAGACAAACGATGGAGGTGTTGCTGGCGGCCGGCAAACGCGATTCGCAGCCGAAGATCGTTGTCTACACAAGTGGGACGTGGGTCTATGGCGATACCCTCGGCAAGACAGCGGATGAGGGTGCGTCCTTGAGACCAGCGACGCTGGTCGCCAGCCGTCCCGGCATCGAGCAGATGGTACTGAACACAGCCGGGGTCTGGGGGGTCGTGGTGCGGCCCGGCTGCGTCTATGGCCGGCAAGGGGGGCTGACCGGGATGTGGTTCGACGGCCCCGACAAAGGCAGAGTACTCCAGGTGGTTGGCGACGGCAATAATCATTGGGCGATGGTGCATGTCGACGATCTGGCCGATGGGTATCTACGCGCGGCTGAGAGCGGACTTGCCGGCGAGGTCTTCAACCTTACCGATCACTCAAGTTCCACCGTACGCGAAATGGCCGAGGCCGTTGCGCGGGTCACCGGATATGCCGGATACACGGAATTCCTCCCGGCAGACGAGGCCTCTTACATCATTAACGGTTTTGCCGAGTGTCTGACCTTGGATCAACGTGTAGATTCCAGCAAGGCCGTACGCCTGTTGGGATGGCAACCGAAACATCGCGGCTTTATTGAGCAGGTGGACACCTATTTTCAGTCGTGGAAAGCTGCCCAGTATGCCTGATACCGCCTTCGCCCTCGCGCGGCCCGCTATCCGGCACAGCGTGGATCGCCATTGCAAATCGCGCCCACGTGGGTTACGTTGATAGTGGCCGAAGTCGGTCGGATGGCTGCCGGTTCGCCTTTGGCGGACGGGAGGAAAGTCCGGACTCCGGAGGGCAGGGTGCTGGGTAACGCCCAGGGAGGGTGACCTCACGGACAGTGCCACAGAAAAGATACCGCCCACGCGGCATTATCGGCCGCCAGGCTTCGCCGCGAGCGTAGCTGAACGGTCCCGTGGGTAAGGGTGAAATGGTGCGGTAAGAGCGCACCAGCGGCATGGTGACATGTCGGCTTGGCAAACCCCACTCGGAGCAAGGCCAAATAGGTCCCGCCCCATTATGCAGAGAGCGGCCCGCTCTCGTGCTCCTTCCAGGGCAGGCGGGACGGGTAGGCTGCTTGAGCCCGGCGGTAACGTCGGGCCTAGAGGAATGGTCATCCGGTCGGACCGCAAAGTCCGGCCGTACAGGATCCGGCTTACAGACCGACTTCGGCCATATCTATAGAATTAAGCAGTTATCACGGTTTTAAAGAACGATAAGCGGGTGTAACATAATCTTGGTCTGTAATTCACACCGCGAGAGGCGCATTGATGTGGGGACTTGACACAGACGTTATTATTTGGGCGGTTGTGGTTGGCGTCTTAGCGATCGGCTATGGCCTGTGGTGGGTTATTGTTCGAAAGATTTCTCGGAAGTCGTAGGTCGGGTTAGCGTAGCGTAACCCGACAACTCGACCGACCGTTGACGGCTTCCCCCATGGCATGTTCATGCGCCGTGGAGCGGGAATAGTTTCCTCGATAGAGGAAACACGAGTCTCCGAGAAAAGAGGCGCGTATGCTGACGGCGTACATCAATGCCGCGCTACGGAAAGCCCACTACGAGGTGCTGCCGGATGGAGATGGATATTTTGCCAGCATCGAAGGCCTTCAAGGGGTGTGGGCGCAGGCTGATACACTGGAAGCCTGCCGTGAGGAGTTGTGTGAAGTCTTGGAAGAGTGGATTGTCTTGGGACTCAGAATGGGCCATCCGCTCCCATCCATCGACGGCATCACGCTGACCATCCAACAGGAGATGGCTACCAGCGTTTGCAGCCGCCTAAGGCGGCTTACTTAATAGTTAGGCCTTACAACACTTTGCCAAAGCTGACATTCCTCGGTCTTGCCGAAAAGATTCTGCGCGAAGAGAAGCGCCCTCTTTCTCCCGCTGAACTCTGGAAGAATGCCCTTACGAAAGGGTACGACAACCAACTGGAGTCTCAGGGGAAGACACCCGCAGCGACATTATACTCAGCGATCTTCACTAATACGCGGGATAATCTGGACACAATATTCATTAAGCTCGGTCAACGCCCTGCACGATACTTTCTCAAGGAGTTGCTACCAACCACC includes the following:
- a CDS encoding type II toxin-antitoxin system HicB family antitoxin, translating into MLTAYINAALRKAHYEVLPDGDGYFASIEGLQGVWAQADTLEACREELCEVLEEWIVLGLRMGHPLPSIDGITLTIQQEMATSVCSRLRRLT
- a CDS encoding NAD-dependent epimerase/dehydratase family protein — translated: MKVFVTGASGYIGFNVASAFRRAGHEVWGLVRSEKKAHTIATHEIRPVIGSMQHPESYQQIAEQCGVLIHAAVDYQADTFSLDRQTMEVLLAAGKRDSQPKIVVYTSGTWVYGDTLGKTADEGASLRPATLVASRPGIEQMVLNTAGVWGVVVRPGCVYGRQGGLTGMWFDGPDKGRVLQVVGDGNNHWAMVHVDDLADGYLRAAESGLAGEVFNLTDHSSSTVREMAEAVARVTGYAGYTEFLPADEASYIINGFAECLTLDQRVDSSKAVRLLGWQPKHRGFIEQVDTYFQSWKAAQYA